One Amaranthus tricolor cultivar Red isolate AtriRed21 chromosome 1, ASM2621246v1, whole genome shotgun sequence DNA window includes the following coding sequences:
- the LOC130803840 gene encoding uncharacterized protein LOC130803840 gives MRICWAKAGYHIRDGPLFLHKTWYKQLKSMFPNKIGSWKPWDLLEQACGLEVKNPHRSIRRGCPLWNGTYYCLNEIHIVDEGAINVEYMRKLFKNNRPVVAVIEIRADYPRYTESPYLGVNENGQLEELMYHPDGKRVTHAVVLVGECEVEEVNIYGIDKGIYWIYQNALVEGQGVGTSSFLPNGMSILHPRVVIEVYLGISYPPNVLALPEHAKKILDFQVRKEHKYKNDSNALKNYQNLEEELRSTKVQLEESDKKLRHEQMLNHALKRNHERQVEALNTEIARLKRKAGES, from the coding sequence ATGCGTATTTGTTGGGCCAAGGCGGGGTATCACATTCGAGATGGACctctttttcttcataaaacttGGTACAAACAACTTAAGTCAATGTTCCCCAATAAAATTGGATCTTGGAAGCCTTGGGATCTATTAGAACAAGCTTGTGGTTTAGAGGTTAAGAATCCCCATAGATCAATTAGGAGGGGGTGTCCCTTATGGAATGGTACTTATTATTGTCTAAACGAGATACATATAGTTGATGAAGGAGCCATTAATGTTGAATATATGAGgaaattgttcaaaaacaatCGTCCAGTAGTTGCGGTGATTGAAATTCGAGCTGACTACCCACGTTACACTGAGAGTCCTTACCTTGGGGTCAATGAAAATGGTCAATTGGAAGAGTTAATGTATCATCCTGATGGTAAGAGAGTCACACATGCTGTAGTTTTAGTTGGGGAGTGTGAAGTTGAAGAAGTAAACATCTACGGCATTGATAAGGGTATCTATTGGATCTATCAAAATGCCTTAGTAGAGGGACAAGGAGTTGGCACCTCAAGTTTTCTTCCAAATGGCATGAGTATATTGCATCCTCGGGTGGTGATAGAAGTGTATTTGGGTATATCATACCCACCAAATGTCCTCGCTCTTCCTGAACATGCTAAGAAAATACTTGATTTTCAAGTTAGGAAGGAGCATAAGTACAAGAATGATTCCAATGCTTTGAAGAACTACCAAAATTTGGAAGAAGAATTAAGATCAACAAAGGTTCAGCTAGAGGAATCAGACAAGAAACTTCGACACGAACAAATGCTCAATCATGCGTTGAAGAGGAACCATGAGAGACAAGTGGAGGCACTAAACACAGAAATAGCAAGATTGAAGAGAAAAGCTGGAGAAAGTTGA
- the LOC130803920 gene encoding uncharacterized protein LOC130803920 isoform X2, whose product MMPDGIALHCNFTAKPANQDSGSSIKLFFGEMLIGPDDVDKVTYCDILNGKSHGSKDCGENADIKHPPAELLTRSYYDVSDTIREMSPKRCATVPLNSAKKQKTLEYGSSNLDNEFEFDAMEYPQSPVCPPYEYPEDEEDHIEGHRRQTLRGAQRLLEHYNNEKGTNYELVEAVTSGAIMKPDGIALHCNFTAKPANQDSDSSIKLFFGEMLIGPNDFHIVTYCDILNGKSHGCKDCGENADIKHPPAELLTRSYYDVSDTIREMSPKRCATVPINSAKKEKTLEYGSSNLDNEFEFDAMEYPQSPVCPPYEYPEDEEYHIEGHRRQTLRGAQRLLEHYNNEKGTNYELVEALTSGAIMKPDGIALHCNFTAKPANQDSDSSIKLFFGEMLIGPNDVHIVTYCDILNGKSHGCKECGENADIKHPPAELLTRSYDDVSDTIPEMSPKSGGATPMDSVKEKTRKNGKSILDQGYDTNDLGYPPSPVYTPY is encoded by the exons ATGATGCCTGATGGTATTGCGCTCCATTGCAATTTCACAGCTAAACCAGCCAATCAGGATTCCGGTTCTTCCATTAAGCTCTTCTTTGGCGAGATGCTCATTGGTCCAGACGATGTTGATAAAGTCACTTATTGTGATATATTAAATG GTAAATCTCATGGCTCCAAGGATTGCGGAGAAAACGCCGACATTAAGCATCCCCCTGCTGAACTTTTAACGCGCAGTTATTATGATGTTTCCGATACTATAC GTGAGATGTCGCCAAAGAGATGTGCAACTGTGCCTCTTAATTCTGCAAAGAAGCAAAAAACTTTGGAATATGG tagttcaaatttggacaatgaaTTCGAGTTTGATGCAATGGAATATCCTCAATCTCCGGTTTGTCCTCCCTACGA GTATCCCGAGGACGAGGAGGATCACATTGAAGGGCATCGTCGTCAAACTCTTAGAGGTGCTCAAAGATTATTGGAGCACTACAACAATGAAAAG GGTACCAACTATGAGCTTGTAGAAGCGGTGACAAGTGGTGCCATAATGAAGCCTGATGGTATTGCGCTCCATTGCAATTTCACAGCTAAACCAGCCAATCAGGATTCCGATTCTTCCATTAAGCTCTTCTTTGGCGAGATGCTCATTGGTCCAAACGATTTTCATATAGTCACTTATTGTGATATATTAAATG GTAAATCTCATGGCTGCAAGGATTGCGGAGAAAACGCCGACATTAAGCATCCCCCTGCTGAACTTTTAACGCGCAGTTATTATGATGTTTCCGATACTATAC GTGAGATGTCGCCAAAGAGATGTGCAACTGTGCCTATTAATTCTGCGAAGAAGGAAAAAACTTTGGAATATGG tagttcaaatttggacaatgaaTTCGAGTTTGATGCAATGGAATATCCTCAATCTCCGGTTTGTCCTCCCTACGA GTATCCCGAGGACGAGGAGTATCACATTGAAGGGCATCGTCGTCAAACTCTTAGAGGTGCTCAAAGATTATTGGAGCACTACAACAATGAAAAG GGTACCAACTATGAGCTTGTAGAAGCGTTGACAAGTGGTGCCATAATGAAGCCTGATGGTATTGCGCTCCATTGCAATTTCACAGCTAAACCAGCCAATCAGGATTCCGATTCTTCCATTAAGCTCTTCTTTGGCGAGATGCTCATTGGTCCAAACGATGTTCATATAGTCACTTATTGTGATATATTAAATG GTAAATCTCATGGCTGCAAGGAGTGCGGAGAAAACGCCGACATTAAGCATCCCCCTGCTGAACTTTTAACGCGCAGTTATGATGATGTTTCCGATACTATAC CTGAGATGTCGCCAAAGAGTGGTGGAGCTACGCCTATGGATTCAGTCAAGGAGAAAACTAGGAAAAATGG aaaatcaattttggaccaaGGCTACGATACCAATGATTTGGGATATCCTCCATCTCCGGTTTACACGCCCTATTG A
- the LOC130803920 gene encoding uncharacterized protein LOC130803920 isoform X1, which produces MINRLPLDVTQLIHPEDEEDHIEGHRDQTLRGAQRLLEHYNSGKGTNYELVEALRSGAIMMPDGIALHCNFTAKPANQDSGSSIKLFFGEMLIGPDDVDKVTYCDILNGKSHGSKDCGENADIKHPPAELLTRSYYDVSDTIREMSPKRCATVPLNSAKKQKTLEYGSSNLDNEFEFDAMEYPQSPVCPPYEYPEDEEDHIEGHRRQTLRGAQRLLEHYNNEKGTNYELVEAVTSGAIMKPDGIALHCNFTAKPANQDSDSSIKLFFGEMLIGPNDFHIVTYCDILNGKSHGCKDCGENADIKHPPAELLTRSYYDVSDTIREMSPKRCATVPINSAKKEKTLEYGSSNLDNEFEFDAMEYPQSPVCPPYEYPEDEEYHIEGHRRQTLRGAQRLLEHYNNEKGTNYELVEALTSGAIMKPDGIALHCNFTAKPANQDSDSSIKLFFGEMLIGPNDVHIVTYCDILNGKSHGCKECGENADIKHPPAELLTRSYDDVSDTIPEMSPKSGGATPMDSVKEKTRKNGKSILDQGYDTNDLGYPPSPVYTPY; this is translated from the exons AGATGTAACCCAATTGATACATCCCGAGGACGAGGAGGATCACATTGAAGGGCATCGTGATCAAACTCTTAGAGGTGCTCAAAGATTATTGGAGCACTACAACAGTGGAAAG GGTACCAACTATGAGCTTGTAGAAGCGTTGAGAAGTGGTGCCATAATGATGCCTGATGGTATTGCGCTCCATTGCAATTTCACAGCTAAACCAGCCAATCAGGATTCCGGTTCTTCCATTAAGCTCTTCTTTGGCGAGATGCTCATTGGTCCAGACGATGTTGATAAAGTCACTTATTGTGATATATTAAATG GTAAATCTCATGGCTCCAAGGATTGCGGAGAAAACGCCGACATTAAGCATCCCCCTGCTGAACTTTTAACGCGCAGTTATTATGATGTTTCCGATACTATAC GTGAGATGTCGCCAAAGAGATGTGCAACTGTGCCTCTTAATTCTGCAAAGAAGCAAAAAACTTTGGAATATGG tagttcaaatttggacaatgaaTTCGAGTTTGATGCAATGGAATATCCTCAATCTCCGGTTTGTCCTCCCTACGA GTATCCCGAGGACGAGGAGGATCACATTGAAGGGCATCGTCGTCAAACTCTTAGAGGTGCTCAAAGATTATTGGAGCACTACAACAATGAAAAG GGTACCAACTATGAGCTTGTAGAAGCGGTGACAAGTGGTGCCATAATGAAGCCTGATGGTATTGCGCTCCATTGCAATTTCACAGCTAAACCAGCCAATCAGGATTCCGATTCTTCCATTAAGCTCTTCTTTGGCGAGATGCTCATTGGTCCAAACGATTTTCATATAGTCACTTATTGTGATATATTAAATG GTAAATCTCATGGCTGCAAGGATTGCGGAGAAAACGCCGACATTAAGCATCCCCCTGCTGAACTTTTAACGCGCAGTTATTATGATGTTTCCGATACTATAC GTGAGATGTCGCCAAAGAGATGTGCAACTGTGCCTATTAATTCTGCGAAGAAGGAAAAAACTTTGGAATATGG tagttcaaatttggacaatgaaTTCGAGTTTGATGCAATGGAATATCCTCAATCTCCGGTTTGTCCTCCCTACGA GTATCCCGAGGACGAGGAGTATCACATTGAAGGGCATCGTCGTCAAACTCTTAGAGGTGCTCAAAGATTATTGGAGCACTACAACAATGAAAAG GGTACCAACTATGAGCTTGTAGAAGCGTTGACAAGTGGTGCCATAATGAAGCCTGATGGTATTGCGCTCCATTGCAATTTCACAGCTAAACCAGCCAATCAGGATTCCGATTCTTCCATTAAGCTCTTCTTTGGCGAGATGCTCATTGGTCCAAACGATGTTCATATAGTCACTTATTGTGATATATTAAATG GTAAATCTCATGGCTGCAAGGAGTGCGGAGAAAACGCCGACATTAAGCATCCCCCTGCTGAACTTTTAACGCGCAGTTATGATGATGTTTCCGATACTATAC CTGAGATGTCGCCAAAGAGTGGTGGAGCTACGCCTATGGATTCAGTCAAGGAGAAAACTAGGAAAAATGG aaaatcaattttggaccaaGGCTACGATACCAATGATTTGGGATATCCTCCATCTCCGGTTTACACGCCCTATTG A